In Leptolyngbya sp. SIO1E4, one DNA window encodes the following:
- a CDS encoding pentapeptide repeat-containing protein, giving the protein MPRSLKAHNDSLDRLRLSIKRNGFHTQRALAEAAGFSLATVKKFLAGKPVDFATFSELCQTLNLDWQAIADLAGGAPSPTAPPPIQAETTRPTPHQDWGEAVDVSIFYGRTAELETLKKWIIADRCRLITLLGMGGMGKTALSVKLAQLIQGEFDYLIWRSLRNAPPVQDILSDLLRFFSDQPESTLPRDPIPESLDTQLRNLIQCFRHGRCLVILDNAESILQGSDRAGVYRPGYEAYGQFFQTVGETIHHSCLLLTSREWPQKLAALAGDSLPIRGLQLSGLLAVDGRALLNTKGTFTGSDTDWHTLIATYGGNPLALKMIASAVKDYFQGNIANFLALRQQTPFLFADIRQLLAQQFERLTPLEQAIMYWLAINREPISWQALQSDFVDPVLVGNILQAIDSLDQRSLLEKDTARITQQPVIMEYLIGELVEQISQEINREDIRLLRSHALVKADAKDYIYETQTRLILEPIIERLRLDWPVASELSAHLGKLLAGARGKSAPEIGYVGGNLFNLLRQLQRDLQAYDFSNLILRQAHFQGLNLHNVSLAGSDLSGAVFNQPFGSIRTLAFSPDGQSLATGDTNCEIWIWQTDVGLGEIGPHLHTFQGHQNWICSVAFSPNGQHLASGSADRTVKLWEARTGTCLQTFAGHTNWVMSVAFSPDGQQIASSSADRTVKLWEISTGTCLQTFSGHSHGVWSVAFSPDGNTLVSGSADRTVKVWDLQTGQCHQTFSDHAHGVWAVAFSPQGDTLASGSADQTIKLWNLQSGQCQHTLTGHCNWVWSVAFSPQGDTLASGSADQTVRLWDVKTGQYLRGLPGHRNWVWSVAFSPQGNALVSGSEDRTMRLWNFPSGQCLKTLQGSSNWVWSVAFSPQGDALASGHGDRRVQVWNVDAGDQRETLSDAESAIWSVVFNPQGNTLASGHEDGNVRLWKLPSQKSPKILSGHTKAIWSVAYSPDGQTLASGSADHSIRLWDAETGQCRQILTGHGHWVCSVAFHPQNKLLASGSYDRTLKLWSLETGQCLQTLSGHTSGLWCIAFSPQGDTLASSSIDQTVRLWDISNGQCQQIFRGHHNWVMSVAISPDGQRIASGSADHTIKLWDAQSGTCLSTLKGHRNSVWSVAFNPDGQTLASGSDDKTIKLWSVETGECLKTLKTQEPYEGMDITGVVGLTEAQVTTLKQLGAIER; this is encoded by the coding sequence ATGCCACGCTCACTCAAGGCTCACAACGACTCCCTTGACAGGCTTCGTCTTTCTATCAAAAGAAATGGATTTCACACCCAGAGGGCTTTAGCCGAAGCGGCAGGGTTTTCCTTGGCAACGGTGAAGAAATTCTTGGCGGGTAAGCCAGTTGATTTCGCAACTTTTTCTGAACTGTGCCAAACACTCAATCTAGACTGGCAAGCCATTGCTGATTTAGCAGGGGGCGCACCATCTCCGACAGCCCCCCCTCCAATTCAGGCAGAAACTACCCGTCCAACCCCCCACCAAGACTGGGGAGAAGCGGTGGATGTTTCAATCTTCTATGGCCGAACCGCAGAACTCGAGACCCTGAAAAAGTGGATTATTGCCGATCGCTGTCGCCTCATTACCCTGCTAGGAATGGGCGGCATGGGTAAAACAGCCTTGTCGGTGAAATTAGCCCAGCTCATTCAAGGAGAGTTTGATTATCTGATCTGGCGCAGCCTCCGCAATGCCCCGCCCGTGCAAGACATCTTGAGTGATCTGCTGCGATTTTTCTCAGATCAGCCAGAAAGCACTCTCCCTAGAGACCCCATTCCAGAGTCCTTAGATACTCAACTGCGGAATCTGATTCAGTGCTTCCGCCACGGCCGGTGTCTGGTCATCTTAGATAATGCAGAATCGATTCTGCAGGGGAGCGATCGCGCAGGCGTTTACCGCCCCGGCTACGAAGCCTATGGCCAGTTCTTTCAAACGGTGGGGGAGACAATTCATCACAGCTGCCTGCTGTTAACCTCCCGCGAGTGGCCCCAAAAACTCGCCGCCTTAGCGGGCGATTCTCTCCCTATTCGAGGGCTGCAACTATCGGGCTTATTAGCGGTAGATGGTCGCGCCCTTTTGAATACCAAAGGCACCTTTACCGGCTCAGACACCGACTGGCACACGCTGATCGCCACCTACGGCGGCAATCCCCTGGCCCTCAAAATGATTGCCTCAGCGGTTAAAGATTACTTCCAGGGCAATATTGCCAACTTCTTAGCCCTACGACAGCAAACCCCTTTTTTGTTTGCCGATATTCGCCAGTTGTTGGCCCAGCAGTTTGAACGTTTGACGCCCCTAGAGCAAGCCATCATGTACTGGCTGGCCATTAACCGAGAACCCATCTCTTGGCAGGCACTGCAATCTGATTTCGTCGATCCGGTTCTGGTCGGCAATATTTTGCAGGCGATCGACTCCTTAGACCAGCGATCGCTGCTGGAAAAAGATACCGCCCGTATCACTCAGCAGCCCGTGATTATGGAGTATCTCATCGGTGAATTAGTGGAGCAGATCTCTCAAGAAATTAACCGTGAAGACATTCGCTTACTCCGCAGTCATGCCCTGGTAAAAGCCGATGCCAAAGACTACATTTACGAAACTCAAACCCGTCTGATTTTAGAGCCCATCATCGAGCGGCTGCGCCTAGACTGGCCCGTCGCATCAGAGCTATCAGCGCACTTAGGCAAACTCCTCGCCGGGGCACGGGGGAAGTCAGCCCCAGAAATCGGCTATGTGGGCGGCAATCTCTTTAATTTGCTGCGTCAGTTACAGCGTGATCTGCAGGCCTACGACTTTTCAAATCTGATTCTGCGGCAAGCTCATTTCCAAGGGCTCAATCTACACAACGTCAGTCTGGCAGGGTCAGACCTCTCCGGCGCAGTGTTTAACCAACCCTTTGGCAGTATCCGCACGCTGGCCTTTAGCCCAGACGGGCAATCCCTCGCCACCGGAGACACTAACTGTGAAATTTGGATCTGGCAGACGGATGTAGGATTGGGAGAAATCGGGCCACACCTACACACCTTTCAAGGGCATCAAAATTGGATTTGTTCAGTGGCGTTTAGCCCCAATGGTCAGCACCTGGCCAGTGGCAGTGCCGATCGCACCGTCAAACTCTGGGAGGCACGCACTGGCACCTGTCTGCAAACGTTTGCCGGACATACTAATTGGGTGATGTCGGTGGCCTTCAGCCCCGACGGTCAGCAGATTGCCAGCAGCAGCGCCGATCGCACCGTCAAACTCTGGGAAATCAGCACCGGCACCTGTCTGCAAACCTTTTCAGGACATTCCCATGGGGTTTGGTCGGTGGCCTTTAGCCCCGACGGCAACACCCTAGTCAGTGGCAGTGCTGATCGCACCGTCAAGGTTTGGGATCTGCAAACCGGTCAGTGCCACCAAACCTTCTCAGATCATGCCCATGGGGTTTGGGCCGTCGCCTTTAGCCCCCAGGGAGACACCCTGGCCAGCGGCAGCGCTGATCAAACCATCAAGCTTTGGAATCTGCAGTCGGGCCAGTGCCAACATACCTTGACGGGCCACTGCAATTGGGTCTGGTCGGTGGCCTTTAGCCCCCAGGGCGACACCCTGGCCAGTGGCAGCGCCGATCAGACGGTGCGCCTCTGGGATGTCAAGACAGGTCAGTATTTGCGGGGGTTGCCGGGTCATCGCAACTGGGTGTGGTCGGTGGCCTTTAGCCCCCAAGGTAACGCGTTGGTCAGCGGCAGTGAAGATCGCACCATGCGGCTGTGGAACTTCCCCAGCGGTCAATGTCTAAAAACGCTGCAGGGCAGCAGTAATTGGGTGTGGTCGGTGGCCTTTAGCCCCCAAGGCGACGCTCTGGCGAGTGGCCATGGCGATCGCCGGGTGCAGGTGTGGAATGTGGATGCCGGCGATCAGCGAGAAACCCTATCAGACGCTGAAAGTGCTATCTGGTCGGTGGTATTTAACCCCCAAGGGAACACTCTGGCCAGCGGCCACGAAGATGGCAATGTACGCCTCTGGAAGCTGCCCTCCCAAAAGTCTCCTAAAATCCTATCCGGGCATACCAAGGCTATTTGGTCAGTGGCTTATAGCCCTGATGGGCAAACCCTGGCCAGCGGCAGCGCTGATCACAGCATTCGACTGTGGGATGCAGAGACTGGGCAATGCCGCCAAATCTTGACGGGCCACGGGCATTGGGTCTGTTCAGTAGCCTTTCATCCTCAAAACAAGCTGCTGGCCAGCGGTTCCTACGATCGCACCCTGAAGCTGTGGAGTCTTGAAACCGGCCAATGCTTGCAAACATTATCGGGGCATACCAGTGGGCTTTGGTGCATTGCCTTCAGCCCCCAAGGTGACACTCTAGCCAGCAGCAGCATTGACCAAACAGTCCGCCTGTGGGACATCAGCAATGGTCAGTGCCAACAGATCTTTCGGGGTCATCACAATTGGGTCATGTCTGTAGCCATCAGTCCTGATGGGCAGCGCATCGCCAGCGGGAGCGCCGACCATACGATCAAGCTCTGGGATGCCCAAAGCGGAACGTGCTTAAGCACTCTCAAAGGGCATCGCAATAGTGTGTGGTCAGTGGCCTTTAATCCCGATGGGCAAACCCTGGCCAGCGGCAGTGACGACAAGACCATCAAGCTATGGTCAGTCGAGACAGGAGAGTGTTTGAAAACGCTCAAAACGCAAGAACCCTATGAAGGCATGGATATCACCGGGGTGGTGGGGCTGACGGAGGCTCAGGTCACCACATTAAAACAGTTAGGCGCTATAGAACGATAA
- a CDS encoding FGGY-family carbohydrate kinase: MYAGGLDFGTSGARITILDINKGVIIQEQVAYGASAATPWHHLWLAALAELLQKVPASVRQNLGAIALNGTSATVLLCDATGEPLTAPLLYNDDCGRDYCDGLKPLAPAGNPALSATSSLVKLLWWQATLPPNTWQQANYLMHQADWLAFQLHGQPGLSDHHNALKLGYDVGHLSYPDWLLPLGLTRFLPHVQAPGTLLGQVSAMAEERYGLPHTCAVIAGTTDSIAAFLASGAQSPGDAVTSLGSTLVIKLLSETRVDNERYGIYSHRLGDLWLVGGASNTGGTVLKQFFTDEQLRALSPQIQSDRPSGLDYYPLAKPGERFPISDPAFAPRLTPRPDAPHQFLHGLLEGIARIEAQGYQRLQEFGATRLNRILSAGGGAHNPTWTAIRQRHLPVPIKIAISTEASFGTAQLALEGWHRFHKNGEAS; this comes from the coding sequence ATGTACGCGGGTGGATTGGATTTTGGCACCTCCGGTGCACGAATCACCATCCTCGATATTAATAAGGGTGTCATTATCCAGGAGCAGGTTGCTTACGGTGCCTCTGCTGCAACTCCCTGGCATCACCTTTGGCTGGCGGCTCTGGCTGAGCTTTTGCAAAAAGTACCTGCCTCTGTCCGTCAAAACTTAGGGGCGATCGCCCTCAATGGCACCTCTGCTACGGTGTTGCTATGCGACGCGACCGGCGAACCCCTGACTGCACCGCTGTTATACAACGATGATTGCGGGCGAGATTACTGTGATGGCTTAAAACCGCTGGCTCCTGCCGGGAATCCCGCCTTAAGTGCCACCTCAAGTCTGGTGAAATTGCTGTGGTGGCAAGCGACATTACCCCCCAACACCTGGCAGCAAGCCAACTACCTGATGCACCAGGCCGATTGGCTGGCATTTCAACTACATGGGCAGCCAGGGTTAAGCGATCATCATAATGCATTGAAATTAGGGTACGACGTCGGTCATTTAAGCTATCCAGACTGGCTTCTACCCCTAGGGCTAACGCGGTTTTTGCCCCATGTACAAGCCCCTGGCACGCTGTTGGGCCAAGTGTCTGCAATGGCTGAAGAGCGCTATGGTCTGCCCCATACCTGTGCCGTGATTGCGGGCACCACCGACAGCATTGCCGCCTTTTTGGCCAGTGGCGCACAGTCTCCAGGGGATGCCGTGACCTCCCTAGGATCAACGCTGGTGATCAAACTGCTGAGTGAAACCCGTGTCGATAACGAGCGCTATGGCATTTACAGTCACCGCCTCGGAGATTTGTGGTTGGTGGGGGGAGCATCTAACACCGGCGGTACCGTGCTCAAACAATTTTTTACGGATGAACAACTCAGGGCACTCAGCCCACAAATCCAGAGCGATCGCCCCTCCGGGCTAGACTATTACCCCCTTGCTAAGCCAGGGGAACGCTTCCCCATTAGTGATCCTGCCTTTGCTCCCCGGTTAACGCCCCGCCCTGACGCCCCTCATCAGTTTCTCCACGGTCTTTTAGAAGGCATCGCTCGAATCGAAGCCCAAGGCTACCAACGCCTCCAAGAATTCGGAGCGACCCGCTTAAACCGGATACTGTCTGCTGGCGGCGGTGCTCACAACCCAACCTGGACGGCCATTCGCCAACGGCATCTGCCAGTCCCGATAAAGATCGCGATTTCAACAGAAGCGTCTTTCGGAACTGCCCAGTTGGCCTTAGAAGGGTGGCACCGTTTCCATAAAAATGGAGAGGCTTCTTAA
- a CDS encoding cytochrome c, with protein MGVRHVQAADPYVQEVLALDGNERRGQDIFQMNCAVCHGIQARGEVGPSLLGVSARKSQARLIKQVVSGKTPPMPQFQPDPQDMADLLKYLESL; from the coding sequence ATGGGCGTTCGTCATGTCCAAGCAGCAGATCCTTATGTCCAGGAAGTTCTAGCCTTAGACGGCAACGAAAGACGCGGTCAAGATATTTTTCAAATGAATTGTGCCGTTTGTCACGGTATTCAGGCTAGGGGTGAAGTGGGGCCTAGCCTGTTAGGGGTATCTGCTCGAAAGTCCCAGGCTAGATTGATTAAACAGGTCGTGAGCGGTAAAACTCCACCCATGCCACAGTTTCAGCCTGACCCTCAAGATATGGCTGACCTCTTGAAGTACTTGGAAAGCCTGTAG
- the apcB gene encoding allophycocyanin subunit beta codes for MRDAVTNLIRSYDSTGRYLDQNALDSLKAYFDTGTVRVKVASLISASAAELVKGAASKLFETVPELIRPGGNAYTTRRYAACLRDMDYYLRYGSYALVAGDSNVLDERVLQGLRETYNSLGVPIAPTVVGIQIMKEMVKAKAAETGVDSTAFIDEPFDHMLRELSEVSV; via the coding sequence ATGCGGGATGCAGTCACGAACTTAATTCGGAGCTACGACTCTACGGGCCGCTACCTAGACCAAAATGCACTGGATTCACTGAAAGCCTACTTTGACACAGGTACCGTTCGCGTCAAAGTAGCTTCTTTAATTAGCGCGAGTGCTGCTGAGTTAGTTAAAGGTGCTGCTAGCAAGCTATTTGAAACGGTTCCTGAGTTGATTCGTCCGGGCGGTAATGCCTATACGACGCGTCGTTATGCAGCATGTTTGCGGGATATGGATTACTACCTGCGTTATGGCAGCTATGCCTTGGTCGCAGGAGATTCTAATGTGCTAGACGAGCGAGTGCTTCAGGGCCTGAGGGAAACCTACAACTCTTTAGGGGTTCCCATTGCGCCGACGGTAGTCGGTATTCAGATTATGAAAGAGATGGTGAAAGCTAAGGCTGCTGAAACCGGTGTAGACAGTACTGCTTTTATTGATGAACCCTTCGACCACATGTTGAGGGAACTCAGTGAAGTCAGCGTCTAA
- the petG gene encoding cytochrome b6-f complex subunit PetG, which yields MVEPLLSGIVLGLIPVTLAGLFVAAYQQYRRGNPLDL from the coding sequence GTGGTTGAGCCTCTCTTAAGCGGAATCGTTCTAGGGTTGATTCCTGTAACACTGGCAGGGCTTTTTGTGGCTGCCTATCAGCAGTACCGCCGTGGCAACCCCTTAGATCTTTAA